From one Solanum lycopersicum chromosome 12, SLM_r2.1 genomic stretch:
- the LOC138340490 gene encoding protein MAIN-LIKE 1-like, with amino-acid sequence MTGYSVYRLDPGPLEPSVLTQQLTHRSRDIWNGSVNMILNTRSLITSLVERWRPETHTFHFRTGEATITLQDVEVLYGLPVNGDPVLGDESIRTIGDWQNICQRLLGFIPRPQDFNRSSLKVTALNAHMLEQLQLPDLTTQEMIDQMARCYMFWMIAGMMMADTSGNYLKLMCLPMLEDLNVVSSYSWGSATLACLYRFLCKASQSNQNEIAGFLPLLQFIWEPYSDDLIESLPDYCRIG; translated from the exons ATGACTGGTTATAGTGTATATCGATTGGATCCCGGTCCACTTGAACCATCGGTACTAACTCAACAACTTACCCATAGGTCACGGGATATATGGAATGGAAGtgttaatatgattttaaatacgAGGAG CTTGATCACTTCACTAGTAGAGAGATGGCGTCCCGAGACTCATACATTTCACTTTAGAACGGGTGAGGCAACAATCACCTTGCAAGATGTAGAAGTGTTGTATGGCTTACCTGTGAATGGTGATCCAGTACTTGGTGATGAGTCGATAAGGACCATAGGGGATTGGcaaaatatttgtcaaagaTTGTTAGGTTTTATTCCACGTCCTCAAGACTTCAACCGTAGTAGCCTCAAGGTAACTGCACTTAATGCGCATATGCTCGAGCAACTACAGTTACCTGACTTGACAACACAAGAAATGATCGATCAAATGGCTAGATGTTACATGTTTTGGATGATTGCTGGTATGATGATGGCAGATACATCCGGCAACTATCTAAAGCTTATGTGCCTTCCTATGCTCGAGGATCTCAATGTAGTTAGCTCTTATAGTTGGGGTAGTGCGACCTTAGCGTGCTTGTATCGCTTTCTCTGTAAGGCCTCACAGAGTAACCAAAATGAGATAGCTGGCTTTCTACCACTGCTTCAG TTTATTTGGGAACCATATTCTGATGACTTAATTGAGAGTCTTCCTGATTATTGTCGAATTGGATGA
- the LOC138340489 gene encoding uncharacterized protein: protein MLPYALLGYRTIVRTSIGATPYLLVYGTEAVIPAEVEIPSLRIISEAELSNTEWVSKQIDQITLIDEKRMVADEYKGKFALNWQSPYMVHKVLSGGALVLSEMDGTVWPKPINSDAVKKYYV, encoded by the exons ATGTTACCATATGCTTTATTGGGATACCGTACGATTGTCAGAACATCAATTGGAGCCACTCCATATTTGCTAGTATATGGAACAGAAGCAGTCATACCTGCtgaagtcgagataccgtcTTTGAGAATCATTTCAGAAGCTGAGTTAAGTAACACTGAATGGGTTAGCAAGCAGATTGATCAAATAACTCTtattgatgagaagagaatggttgCC gacgagtacaaaggaaagttcgcacTAAACTGGCAAAGTCCTTACATGGTTCATAAAgtattatctggaggtgctttggtcctgTCAGAGATGGATGGCACCGTATGGCCTAAACCTATCAACTCGGATGCTGTCAAGAAATACTACGTGTGA
- the LOC138340669 gene encoding uncharacterized protein, which produces MRQFGLKQTIPTPFLFDATHFHHDRRGRRNTNWYLEHAQWLPLWNQRLQYVCDTPVNREPLRYDDPYLIWFRRITRLVIGNPTQCPQQQEGYVPNSTAYETMVRHIHSMVDRAKALGDQPSMEDLYIFRAMVQNEGEKCLTYVHEAARINVQADYRRDEVHDDHLHHPVRRRGKGGVAGRRARAVEKGRAPIEMDESVSEDDHTTCDFGSISRGQTQEFTPGASGMT; this is translated from the exons ATGAGACAATTTGGATTAAAACAAACGATACCAACTCCATTTCTATTTGACGCCACACATTTTCACCATGATCGTAGGGGCAGACGAAATACAAATTGGTACTTGGAGCATGCACAATGGTTGCCTCTTTGGAACCAACGACTTCAATATGTTTGTGATACTCCGGTCAATCGTGAACCACTTCGATATGACGACCCTTACCTTATTTGGTTTAGACGCATTACTCGTCTTGTTATTGGTAATCCTACTCAGTGTCCTCAACAACAAGAAGGTTATGTGCCCAATTCAACGGCATATGAAACAATG GTGCGTCATATTCATTCCATGGTTGATAGAGCAAAAGCCCTTGGTGATCAGCCATCAATGGAGGATTTATACATATTTCGTGCAATGGTCCAAAATGAAGGAGAAAAGTGCTTGACATATGTGCACGAGGCTGCTAGGATTAATGTACAAGCCGATTATAGAAGAGATGAGGTACATGATGATCATTTACATCATCCGGTTCGTAGGCGAGGAAAAGGTGGTGTTGCCGGTAGGAGGGCTCGTGCTGTTGAGAAAGGACGAGCACCTATTGAAATGGATGAATCAGTTTCCGAAGATGATCACACAACTTGTGATTTTGGTTCCATTTCAAGGGGCCAAACTCAAGAATTCACTCCCGGGGCATCAGGTATGACATAA